One part of the Eptesicus fuscus isolate TK198812 chromosome 2, DD_ASM_mEF_20220401, whole genome shotgun sequence genome encodes these proteins:
- the UACA gene encoding uveal autoantigen with coiled-coil domains and ankyrin repeats, with the protein MKSLKSRLRRQDAPGPLLSGAATSAHAADWNKYDDRLMKAAERGDVEKVSSILAKKGVNPGKLDVEGRSVFHVVASKGNLECLNAILVNGVDITTSDTAGRNALHLAAKYGHALCLQKLLQYNCPTEHADLQGRTALHDAAMADCPSSIQLLCDHGASVNAKDVDGRTPLVLATQMCRPTICQLLIDRGADINSRDKQNRTALMLGCEYGCKDAVEVLIKNGADINLLDALGHDSSYYARIGDNLDILTLLKTASENTNKGRELWKKGPSIQQRNLTHMLDEVNMKSNQREHQSIQDLQIENGDLKERLRKIQQEQRILLDKVNGLQLQLNEEVMVADDLESEKEKLKSLLVAKEKQHEESLRAIEALKNRYKYFESDHVGSGSHFSNRKEDMLLKQGQMYMTDSQCTSTGVPAHMQSRSMLRPLELSLPNQTSYSENEILKKELETMRTFCESAKQDRLKLQNELAHKVAECKALALECERVKEDSDEQIKQLEDALKDVQKRMYESEGKVKQMQTHFLALKEHLTSEAASGNHRLMEELKDQLKDMKAKYEGASAEVGKLRNQIKQNEMLVEEFKRDEGKLVEENKRLQKEFSMCEMEREKKGRRVTEMEGQLKELLAKLALSIPKEKFENMKSLLSNEVNEKAKKLVDTEREYEKSLSEIKQLKRDLENFKAKISQHVKPEEHEQLKSRLEQKSGELGKKVTELISKNQTLQKEIEKAYLDNKLLNQQVHNLTTEMKNHYIPLKVSEEMKKSYDVIIDDLNKKLLDVTEKYTEKKLEMEKLLMENDSLNKNVNRLETMFIPPEKHEKEMMTLKSNIVELKKQLSELNKKCGEDQEKVYSLMSENTNLKKTMSNQYVPVKTHEEIKTALSSTLDKTNRELLDVKKKFEHVNKELVKIKDENEILRRNLENTQNQMKAEYISLREHEEKVSAVSKSMRKVQENSAEILANYKKGQEEIVTLHAEIEAQKKELDTIQECIKVKYAPIASFEKCEKKFKAIEKELKEQLSEQTQKYNVRDEENKKCKQENDKLKEEIFTLQKDLRDKNVLIENSQEMERALSRKTEELNRQLKDLLQKYTEVKNEKEKLVEENAKQTSDILTAQTLLQKQYVPSEQVEALEKSLNGTIETLREELKNKQRCYEKEQQTVTKLHQLLENQKNSSVPLAKHLQMKEAFEKEVGIIKATLRAKEEENRNKTEEISKLQSEVQNSKQALKKLETREVVDMSKYKATKSDLETQISNLNEKLAKLNRKYEEVCEEVLHAQKKELSAKGDKELLHFSIEQEIKDQQERCDKSLSTITELQTRIQESAKQIEAKDNKITELLNDVERLKQALNGLSQLTYTSGSPSKRQSQLIDTLQHQVRSLQQQLTDAHRQHQEVIGIYRTHLLSAAQGHMDEDVQAALLQIIQMRQGLVC; encoded by the exons caTGCAGCAGATTGGAACAAATATGATGACCGATTGATGAAAGCAGCAGAAAGGGGAGATGTAGAAAAAGTGTCCTCAATCCTTGCCAAAAAGGGGGTCAATCCAGGCAAGCTAGATGTGGAAGGCAGATCTGT cttcCATGTGGTGGCCTCAAAGGGTAATCTTGAGTGTTTGAATGCCATCCTTGTAAATGGAGTTGATATTACAACCAGTGACACTGCAG gAAGAAATGCTCTTCACCTGGCTGCAAAGTATGGACATGCATTATGCCTACAAAAACTTCTGCAG TACAATTGTCCCACGGAACATgcagacctgcagggaagaacCGCACTTCATGATGCTG CTATGGCAGACTGTCCTTCTAGCATACAGCTGCTTTGCGACCATGGGGCCTCGGTGAATGCCAAAGATGTA GATGGGCGGACACCACTTGTTCTAGCTACTCAGATGTGTAGGCCAACAATATGTCAATTGCTGATAGATAGAGGAGCGGATATTAATTCCAGAGACAAACAAAacag AACTGCTCTCATGTTAGGTTGTGAATATGGTTGCAAAGATGCTGTAGAAGTCTTAATTAAAAATGGTGCTGATATAAACTTGCTGGATGCCCTTGGCCATGATAGTTCTTACTATGCAAGAATTGGTGACAATCTTGACATTCTAACCTTATTGAAGACTGCATCAGAAAATACCAACAAAG GGAGAGAACTTTGGAAGAAAGGACCATCAATACAACAG CGAAATTTGACACACATGCTAGATGAAGTAAATATGAAGTCAAATCAGAGGGAGCACCAAAGCATTCAg GATCTGCAGATTGAAAATGGAGATTTGAAAGAGAGGTTGAGAAAAATTCAGCAAGAACAGAGAATATTATTGGATAAAGTCAATGGTTTACAGCTACAGCTAAATGAG GAAGTAATGGTTGCTGATGATCTGGAAAGTGAG aaagaaaagctgaAGTCCCTTTTGGTGgctaaagaaaaacaacatgaaGAAAGTTTGAGAGCTATTGAGGCTCtgaaaaatagatataaatattttgag agtgatcatGTAGGATCAGGAAGTCATTTCAGTAACC GAAAAGAAGATATGCTTCTTAAACAAGGTCAAATGTACATGACAGACTCGCAg TGTACTTCCACAGGTGTGCCAGCTCATATGCAAAGCAGATCTATGTTACGACCACTGGAGCTGTCCTTACCCAATCAAACTTCATATTCTGAAAacgaaattttaaagaaagagttagaaacaatgaGAACTTTCTGTGAATCAGCAAAACAGGACCGACTCAAGCTCCAAAATGAACTGGCTCACAAGGTGGCTGAGTGCAAAGCATTAGCATTAGAATGTGAAAGGGTCAAGGAGGATTCAGATGAACAGATAAAGCAATTAGAAGACGCATTAAAAGATGTGCAGAAGAGAATGTATGAGTCAGAAGGGAAAGTTAAACAAATGCAGACTCATTTTCTTGCCCTTAAAGAGCATCTTACAAGTGAAGCAGCTTCAGGGAATCACAGACTAATGGAGGAACTGAAGGATCAGTTGAAAGACATGAAAGCAAAGTATGAAGGTGCTTCAGCAGAAGTGGGAAAATTAAGAAACCAAATCAAACAAAATGAGATGTTAGTAGAAGAGTTTAAGCGGGATGAAGGCAAGCTGGTAGAAGAAAATAAGCGACTGCAGAAGGAATTCAGTATGTGTGAAATGGAgcgagagaagaaagggagaagggtcACAGAGATGGAAGGCCAGTTAAAAGAATTGTTAGCAAAGTTGGCCCTTTCCAttccaaaagaaaaatttgaaaacatgaaaAGCTTATTATCGAATGAAGTAAATGAGAAGGCAAAAAAATTAGTTGATACGGAAAGAGAATATGAAAAATCACTTAGTGAAATTAAACAGTTAAAGCGAGATCTTGAGAATTTTAAGGCTAAGATTTCTCAGCATGTCAAACCAGAGGAACATGAGCAGCTCAAGAGCAGATTAGAACAAAAGTCAGGAGAACTTGGGAAGAAGGTCActgagttaatatccaaaaatcagACCTTACAAAAGGAAATCGAAAAGGCTTATCTGGATAATAAGCTCCTCAACCAACAAGTACATAACTTaacaactgaaatgaaaaatcatTACATTCCTTTAAAAGTaagtgaagaaatgaagaagTCATATGATGTAATTATTGATGATTTGAATAAAAAGCTTTTAGATGTAacagaaaaatatacagaaaagaagTTGGAAATGGAGAAATTGCTGATGGAAAATGacagtttaaataaaaatgttaaccgCCTGGAAACTATGTTCATACCTCCTGAGAAACACGAAAAAGAGATGATGACTCTGAAGTCCAATATTGTTGAACTTAAAAAACAGCTCTCTGAACTTAATAAGAAATGTGGTGAAGACCAAGAGAAAGTATATTCACTCATGTCTGAAAACACCAACTTGAAAAAGACTATGAGTAATCAGTATGTACCAGTTAAGACCCATGAAGAGATTAAAACTGCACTAAGTAGCACATTAGATAAAACTAACAGAGAATTGTTAGATGTGAAGAAAAAATTTGAACATGTAAATAAAGAACTTgtgaaaataaaagatgagaatGAAATATTAAGAAGAAACCTGGAAAACACTCAGAACCAAATGAAAGCTGAGTACATCAGCCTAAGAGAGCATGAGGAAAAGGTGAGTGCTGTCAGTAAGAGCATGAGAAAGGTACAGGAGAATAGTGCAGAAATACTGGCCAACTACAAGAAAGGCCAAGAAGAGATTGTGACACTGCATGCTGAAATTGAAGCCCAGAAAAAGGAACTTGACACGATACAAGAATGCATTAAAGTAAAATATGCTCCAATTGCCAGCTTTGAAAAGTGTGAGAAAAAATTTAAGGCAATAGAGAAAGAACTAAAAGAACAGTTATCAGAGCAGACACAAAAGTATAATGTCAGGGACGAAGAGAACAAGAAGTGCAAACAAGAGAATGACAAGTTAAAGGAGGAGATTTTCACTCTTCAGAAGGACTTAAGGGATAAGAATGTTCTCATTGAGAATTCTCAGGAAATGGAAAGAGCATTAAGCAGAAAAACAGAGGAGCTGAACAGACAGTTAAAAGACCTGTTACAGAAATACACAGAGGTAAAGAATGAGAAGGAGAAGCTAGTCGAAGAAAATGCCAAACAGACTTCGGACATCCTTACAGCACAGACACTTTTGCAAAAGCAGTATGTTCCATCGGAACAGGTAGAGGCCCTGGAAAAATCTCTTAATGGCACAATTGAGACTCTAAGGGAAGAATTGAAGAATAAGCAAAGGTGTTATGAGAAGGAGCAGCAGACAGTGACCAAGCTGCATCAGTTGCTGGAAAACCAAAAGAACTCTTCAGTGCCCCTGGCCAAGCATTTGCAGATGAAGGAAGCATTTGAGAAAGAAGTTGGAATTATAAAAGCTACCTTGCGAGCCAAGGAAGAAGAAAACCGAAACAAAACTGAAGAAATCTCCAAACTTCAGTCGGAGGTTCAGAATAGTaaacaagcattaaaaaaattagagacAAGAGAGGTAGTGGATATGTCTAAATATAAAGCAACAAAAAGTGATTTGGAGACACAGATTTCCAACTTAAATGAAAAACTGGCCAAACTGAATAGAAAATATGAAGAAGTATGTGAGGAGGTTTTGCATGCCCAAAAGAAGGAACTATCTGCAAAAGGTGATAAAGAATTACTACACTTCAGCATTGAGCAAGAAATCAAGGATCAGCAGGAGCGATGCGATAAGTCCTTATCAACAATCACAGAGTTGCAGACAAGAATACAGGAATCTGCTAAGCAAATTGAAGCAAAAGATAATAAG atAACTGAGCTGCTTAATGATGTAGAAAGACTAAAACAGGCACTGAACGGCCTTTCACAGCTCACCTATACGAGTGGGAGTCCCAGCAAGAGACAGAGCCAGCTGATTGACACTCTGCAGCACCAAGTGCGGTCCCTGCAGCAGCAGCTGACT